A DNA window from Streptomyces sp. 71268 contains the following coding sequences:
- a CDS encoding NADH-quinone oxidoreductase subunit A — protein MNAYAPILVLGALGAGFAIFSVVAATIIGPKRYNRAKLEAYECGIEPTPQPAGGGRFPIKYYLTAMLFIVFDIEIVFLYPWAVTFDALGLFGLVEMLLFVLTVFVAYAYVWRRGGLEWD, from the coding sequence GTGAACGCCTATGCGCCCATCCTCGTACTAGGAGCCCTCGGGGCAGGCTTTGCGATCTTCTCCGTGGTGGCGGCCACGATCATCGGCCCCAAGCGCTACAACCGGGCGAAGCTCGAAGCCTACGAGTGCGGTATCGAGCCGACCCCGCAGCCGGCCGGTGGCGGGCGTTTCCCGATCAAGTACTACCTGACGGCGATGCTCTTCATCGTCTTCGACATCGAGATCGTCTTCCTTTATCCCTGGGCCGTCACCTTCGACGCGCTCGGCCTGTTCGGGCTCGTGGAGATGCTCCTCTTCGTGCTCACCGTCTTCGTCGCGTACGCCTACGTCTGGCGTCGCGGCGGCCTGGAATGGGACTAA
- a CDS encoding C40 family peptidase, translating to MSQTAHIPSHRKPRRSASSRALRAGVTGGILTLTVAGTAVSASAAEPTAETTQELPTLTADLALNTVQSADATEQAAFSYQLQDQQEQAAGKAKSEAKKAKTEAERKAKEAKERAERAAAKRAAAAEKAREQRASRTAERTTLSTASTTNTGSTSGNGSDASSSDASSTPQTEAPSTSTGGGNAATVVNFVKAQVGKAYVSGAMGPSSYDCSGLTSVAFRQVGVTLPRVSQDQSTFGTQVSLSNLQPGDILYWGSAGSAYHVAVYIGDGQFVGAQNSGTGVVQRSMSYDMPTGAVRVL from the coding sequence ATGTCCCAGACCGCTCACATACCCAGCCACCGGAAGCCCCGCCGCTCCGCCTCGTCGCGAGCACTTCGCGCAGGGGTAACCGGTGGCATCCTCACGCTCACGGTGGCCGGAACCGCTGTGTCGGCCTCCGCCGCCGAGCCCACCGCGGAGACGACGCAGGAGCTGCCCACGCTCACCGCCGACCTGGCGCTGAACACGGTGCAGTCCGCCGACGCCACCGAGCAGGCGGCCTTCAGCTACCAGCTCCAGGACCAGCAGGAGCAGGCGGCCGGCAAGGCCAAGTCGGAGGCCAAGAAGGCCAAGACCGAGGCCGAGCGCAAGGCCAAGGAGGCGAAGGAGCGCGCCGAGCGCGCCGCCGCCAAGCGCGCCGCCGCCGCGGAGAAGGCCCGCGAGCAGCGCGCCTCCCGCACCGCCGAGCGCACCACGCTCAGCACCGCGAGCACCACCAACACCGGCTCCACCAGTGGCAACGGCTCCGACGCCTCGTCGTCCGACGCCTCCTCCACCCCGCAGACCGAGGCGCCCTCCACCTCGACCGGCGGCGGCAACGCCGCCACGGTGGTCAACTTCGTCAAGGCGCAGGTCGGCAAGGCGTACGTCTCCGGCGCCATGGGCCCGTCCTCGTACGACTGCTCCGGCCTGACCAGCGTCGCCTTCCGCCAGGTCGGCGTCACCCTGCCGCGCGTCTCGCAGGACCAGTCCACCTTCGGCACCCAGGTCTCCCTGAGCAACCTGCAGCCCGGCGACATTCTGTACTGGGGCAGCGCGGGCAGCGCGTACCACGTCGCCGTCTACATCGGCGACGGCCAGTTCGTCGGCGCCCAGAACTCCGGCACCGGCGTGGTCCAGCGCAGCATGAGCTACGACATGCCGACGGGCGCGGTGCGGGTGCTCTGA